From bacterium, one genomic window encodes:
- the tatA gene encoding twin-arginine translocase TatA/TatE family subunit, which yields MLGGLGPTELIIILIIALVIFGAGRLAGIGGALGHAIRDFKKALSGVDEEIKKVDKEIKSEAKEEKGG from the coding sequence ACCAACAGAGTTAATTATAATCCTTATCATAGCCCTGGTTATCTTTGGAGCAGGAAGGCTTGCTGGAATTGGTGGTGCACTTGGTCACGCAATTAGGGATTTCAAAAAAGCCTTATCAGGTGTTGACGAAGAGATAAAGAAGGTAGATAAGGAAATAAAAAGCGAAGCAAAAGAAGAAAAGGGTGGCTGA